In the genome of Pangasianodon hypophthalmus isolate fPanHyp1 chromosome 24, fPanHyp1.pri, whole genome shotgun sequence, the window GAGACTGGCACGGTTCAGGAGGGTTTATGTGAAAAAGAACAGGAAACCGAAGACCAAGAACCAAGTCCTGATAACGAAGAGGAGAAAGTCAGTACTTTGATTCAACAAGAGGAAACCTCAAACATGGCATACAGttcaggctcaaaagggaaacATGGTGACAAGCGAATATCAAATTATGAAACTCCAGTAAGGCATTCTAGAAGACTCAATGATCAGGCTGCAGAAAGTGAACTGACAGAAAGAGTTCTCAGACGTTCTTCTAAGAAAACATGTAAAGCCACTTCCGAACAAGTGTACACAAGAGAAACCCAATCTTTTAAGCAACCGGAGGAAATCAAACAAGTAGAAGATGAGCCTAAAGAAAAAGGATTAATCCAGACAGAATGTCAGGCTCAACTTGCTGAAAAAGAGCAGGTAGAGGAAATTGCTGAAAATAAGAATGTGGAAGAGAAGATCGAGTCAGTAAGCATCATCACTGAAGTCTGTAGTGAAAATCTGATTGCAACTGTTAAGGACAAcgaagaagaaataaatattgaaaagaaCTGTTTAGAACAACTGACTGATGATCAAAATCTCATGGAAGTGGACAACAAAATGGAAGATAGTTTTCAGGATGAAAATAAGATGGATGAAAAGTTGAGGAATGAAGAACAAGACAAAgggacagcagcagcagcagaagttGGCAAGACAACCAAGGATGGTGAGGAAATAGGAATTGTAGATGTTAATAATGCTGAAGCCTCTGAAATAATGATTGATGGAAAAGCATCAGAACCATCTGCTGCAGAACACATTGAAGAGGAAACAGCCTCAGAAACTGTTCGAGCAGAGGATGATAACAACACAGAAGCAGCTTTGAAACAGCAAAAAGCTGCTGTCGCTCTTTTTGAACCCACTGAAAAACAGCAAGTAGTGGCAGTGGCAGACAATGAAAATGTGGTGATGGTTGaggacaaaattaaaaatagcaatatTGGAGAAACAGAAGTAAGACATGACAAGATAGAGATTGAGGAAAACATTATATCCAAGGATGATGGAGTTCCAGAGCCAACTCTTACAGATGAAAACAAGATGGAGGAGTCTCAAGAAGAGGAACCTATGAAAGACGATAACATGATTCAAAGTGAGGAACCAAAAATTCATGATATTAATCTTAGTCTTCATCGTGAAGTTGGCAAGACAAATAAGGATGGTGAGAAAATAGGAGTTGTTGATGTTCATGATGCTGAGGATGTAAATGCAGCTGAAATAGAGGTTGAAGGAAAAGAACCAGAACCATCTGCTGCAGAAGAGCAGGAGGAGGTACCAGCCTCAGAAATGGTGCCAGCAGACACTGTCCAGAACACTGAAGAAACCACTTCAACTTTGAAACTGCAAAAGGTTGCTGTTGTTCTTGTGGATTTAGACAAAGATTTCACAACACATACAGATGCCAGCAAAGATGCGAAGGGAACCTCACAACCAGAAAGTACTgatgacagagagaaaaaagaagcagaCGGATTAAACCAGAAAGTTGAACCCTCTAAAAAAGAGCAAGAAgtggaaatgagagaaaatgaaaatgtcacagcTGAGGTTATGGGCAAAATTGAAAATGGCAGCAttgaagaaacagaagaaatgaGCAAAACTGAGGAGCGAGTTATAACAATGGATATAGACAGAGTTTCAGAGTTGACTACAGATGAAAACAAGATGGAGTTTCAAGAAGAGAAGGCTCTGAAAGAGACAAAGACTGTTCAAGACACACCAGATGaggaaataaaaagtaaagatATCATTGAGTCAAGTGAAGATGATGAAAAGGTGAAATCAGATGATCAGATTGAACTGTCTGAAGAGGAAGAGGATAAGACAAATTTGGTAACCCCATTACGGCACTCTAGAAGACCAAAGCAGCAGGCTGCAAAAAGGGAACTGACAAAAAGAGTTCTCAGAAGTTCTACAAAAGCAGCTAAAGCAAATTCTAAGCCCAAAGCTATAAAGCAGCAAGTTGAAACTAAGCAAGCAGTAGATGATCCTGAAGTTGAGCAGATGAAAGAAGTAGTAGAGTCGCACACTGGAACTGCTGTGGAAGAGAAAATTGAGTCAGTAAGCATCACTACTGAAGACTGTAGTGAAAACTTGATTTCAGCTTTAAATAATGATGTTGAGGAAGAGAGAAATGTGGATGAAGAGcatttagaagaaaaaagaacTGATTATCAAAACCTCATGGAAGTggaaaacaaaatggaagacAGTTCACAGCATGAAAATAAGACGAATACTGCTGAAATAGAGGTTGGTGGAAAAACACCAGAACAGTCTACTGCAGAGCCTGTTGAAGAGCAGAAGGAGGAACCGGCCTCAGAAATGGTGCCGAAAGAAGAAATCCAGAACCCTGAAGAAACCACAGCAGCTTTGAAACTGTCAGAAGCTGCTGTTGTGCTTGTGGATTTTAACAAAGTCTCCATGATATATACAGATGTTAGTGAAGATGCTAAGGGACCCTCACAGCCTCAGCAGGAGGTAGATCTGGAACTTCATAAGCCAGAAAGTACTGATACAGAATCTCAGGCTGAACACACTGAAATAGAACAGACCGACACTGCTCAAGAAATACCAGGTGAGGAACCAAAAAGTCTACATGTCATTGAGTCAAGTGAAGATGAAGAAGGTGAGAGATTAGATGTTCCGTTTAAACTGGATGAAGAGGAACAGGAAGAGGCAAGCTCAGTAACCCCATTAAGACGCTCTAGAAGGCTCAAGGAAAGTGAACTGACAAAAAGAGTTCTCAGGAGTTCTGCAAGACTGACAAACAAAGCCACTCCACAACAAAGACACAAACAACAAATCAAAGCCATGATGCTTCAAGAGGCACCTGAACAACTAGATGAGTCTAAGAATAATGAGATGAGTGTTATATTAGGGTCTGAGGTTGCAGTAGGAGAGCACATGGAGTCAGAGACTGTACATGTGTTTGCTGAAGGTGATCTAGGAAATATGATTTCAGCTGTACAGAACACCTGTGAAGAGGGAAGCAATTTGGAAAAGGGTGACATAGAAGCTGATGACCACAAGAACATTAAGAACATAAGGGCATCCCGTGGAAATGAAGTAGAGGAAAATATAAGCAGTGAAGATATTACAGAACAAGACAAGATGGCACCAGAGGATATAATACATGGAGAAGCTGAACAAATATGTACATCTGGAGAGAAATCAGCTGCAGCCATTGAACTTTCTGAAGTTGTGAAAGAAATTGAAGACAAAGTACAAGAACAGGGAGCAGCCACAGAAATGGCGGATGGAGAGGATAGTGAGAATGTCATGGATACGGCTTTGACATTACAAGAAGCTTCTGTTGTGCTTCTGGATGTCAAAAAAGTTCTCCCCAGTCTAACGGATGACTGCAGTTCTGCATTTGAAACTGCTCAGGAAGAGAGAGGTAACAAACTTGAAATGAGCAAACAAGCAGTGGATATGCCTGAAGAGGTGAAGGAGGAATTACAGACTGAAGTTGTGGAGGGAGAGAACATACAGACAGTAAATCCCACTGAAGGGGATCCCTCAGATCTGAATACAGCTGCAAAGGACACAGCTGAGGATGAGAAAAATGTAGCAATGAGTCATTTAGAAGATGAGACAACTGATACCAGTAAGCTTGAGGATGAGAAATACAGTGATGAAAGTAAAGTGGAGGAAGAATCCAAAACAGAACCGGTCACTCTGCAAGATCCAATTTTAACCCAAGATTCAGTTCTTGAAGAATGTTCAGAGACAACTACACATGTGCAGGATATCTTGGCTCTTCATAATACTGAAGGTGTTAAAGATAATATTTCTGTTGAAGAACAGGAAGAGAACGTAGCCACAGAATTGGCACCAGAAGAGGACAGGGAGAATGTAGGCGAGTCCACGTCCATGTTAAAACTACATAAAGCTGCTGTGGTGCTTGTGGATTTCCAAAGACAAACAGATGGAAATGAGACTGATGggaataaaataacacaatcacaGGAAGTAGCATTGCTAACCAAGGAAAATGAAGAGAAGGCAGTGGTTGAGATGGATGTAACAGAACCTGTGACAGAAAGAATAGAACAGGAAGAAGCAGTGGAACTGGGTATGGATAACACAATCATTAGAAATGATGAACAAGACAGGGATATTCTTGCAGAAGGAGTAAAAGATGATTTGAAAGAAGCAGAAGACACTACCTTAAATGCAAAATCTACTTTAACAGAATTGGATACAAATAAAACTCTGAAAGAGTGTCAAGAGAGTACAGCACATGCCCAAGGTGATAGTGTTCAGGAAAGCAGTCAAGATGTAGATATTTCAGTTTACACAAGCAGAAATCTCAGACTTAGGACTCTACCAGTGAAGCCTACACCAGAAAGTAAGTCTAGATGTCTCCAAGATCTATACAAAGAAACAAAGGTAAATGAAAATACAGAAGAGGAGATCTCAGATGAAGAAGTTGAAACTGTATTCACAAGACATCTCAGACGAagaacagtaacagtaacaccaAGAAGAAGAGCTAAACATCTCACAGGCACACAAGTAGAAGAGCCAGAGATGGGCGAACATGTGACTAAAGTTTGTCATGAAATAGTAGCAGTGCAAAGCAATGAAGAGGCCAGGACTGGTGTGGAAGAGACACGTGAGACCAATTCAAAATACGACAGTGAGGAAGTACCCGCTGACTCTGAAGCGGTGAGAAATGACCAGCAGCAAGATAAAAATATACCTGGAAATGATACAGAAAAGGTAGAGGAGGTGACTCGTGAAGGAAAAGGTATGGTAGAAGAAGCTGTTGATCATAAGGAGGTAGAAACAACAGACAGGGAAATTCTAGCAGAAGATGATCTACCAGATAAGGAGAAAGAAGAACCTGATGACCTGAACCAAGAACAAGTAAGAAGTGCAAATTCCAAACAGGAAAATGACCAACAGGATAATGCTGTGGAAGAAGCGTTGCTTgagaaaacatttgaaaaagaaCTTGGTAAAAGAGTGGAAGAAAAACACCTTGCAGAAGAAAAAGATAGTACTGTGAACATATCGATTACAGAAGCAATTCTTGATCAATCAGAGGAGAGCGTAGGTGTTGACAGAAGGTCCCTGAGAAAACGAACAGTAACTATCAAAGCCGCCTCTGTAAGGAAATCCAAACGACTCTGCAAACAAGATCAAAGTGAAAATGATGGGCAAACAACTGTGTGGGCAAACAGTGAAGATTCTGCACCTGTAGAGGCAACAGTAATGGAGATGGCTGATGTGAAGTCACTTGCAGAAAATGAAACCATTGATCAAGGAAAAATTCAAGAAATAGAGGATACCAATACTATAGGTGGAGAAATCTCCCATAAAGATGAGGACCAGGAAAATGCAGAAGGGAAAGAAACTTATGGAAATGCAAATAACAGCCAAGAAAGTACAGTGACAGAAGATATGAGTAAGCAGGCTCAGTTGAGTGAGTTTCCAAATGTAGCAGAAGAAGATACAGATTGTAAGCTAGTGGTACAAGATGAAGAGAAGGGTGAGGAGAACAGGGAAGAACAATCAGCGACAGAGGAGATAATGGAGTCCGAAAACAATGCAGGCAAAGCTGATAAAGTAGCTGATAAACCTAAAGAATTTGAAAATACTCAAGAGGAGCTAGAGCACAGTGAGAAGAATGCTGAGGAAACGACTGAAGCCAGTGTAACTGTAGATGAAAATTTCACCTTGGAGCTGGATGAAGAGATTGACAGTAATGACGCAGAGTGTAACCAGGTAGCTGAAGAGACCAAAGCTTCATTTCAGGAAAGTGTAAAAGAAATCACAGATGCAGAACAAGTGCCTGGAATGTTGACAAAACAGATCCTTCGAGGCAGGAAATCAGCAACAGCGTCACCTGAACAAAGATCAACCAGGAGAAAGAGGAGATTATTGCAAGATAGT includes:
- the fam169aa gene encoding titin isoform X1; the protein is MEFPVDILATADPESLEQSAKDYMSKLLYRNSEIHEYLSIPGSKKIEIGLCNVSFVPLYGGDSKQKVLALFSPEDPFKAVGLYLLDQWWSAEDILKTADSSRTGLIKVRTPGERIVLYVLNRIIYRTKEKAGDDVPFLCHGEDEIAKIFWKNGEAIGFYSVQPEGRLCNSFLTQRYQLPVMDTIFIRKCHRGNGHGLQMLEDFTDSFRKDFMGLKYPLSPAMYKVCKKYLSLYPGDTELLWEIEGVGSPFQRTQIARRLQAMDLKGVQDTPGTARGRSSNLKHIKLGADTEETTEQIIRVEDIEPDVQCVEDDLVHGDSKLSLNLKGPELKDTMETMTHDVTPISEITHLHCEEQNKLTPEPTSQSETEKEQGFEITPVMEIKSLKGSEDAQIMTTFEATIVPMDLQPLELQQVEEVVKLSTETEEVKEKAGEAKEIKDDVEKEQCEQVKEKETVEETGTVQEGLCEKEQETEDQEPSPDNEEEKVSTLIQQEETSNMAYSSGSKGKHGDKRISNYETPVRHSRRLNDQAAESELTERVLRRSSKKTCKATSEQVYTRETQSFKQPEEIKQVEDEPKEKGLIQTECQAQLAEKEQVEEIAENKNVEEKIESVSIITEVCSENLIATVKDNEEEINIEKNCLEQLTDDQNLMEVDNKMEDSFQDENKMDEKLRNEEQDKGTAAAAEVGKTTKDGEEIGIVDVNNAEASEIMIDGKASEPSAAEHIEEETASETVRAEDDNNTEAALKQQKAAVALFEPTEKQQVVAVADNENVVMVEDKIKNSNIGETEVRHDKIEIEENIISKDDGVPEPTLTDENKMEESQEEEPMKDDNMIQSEEPKIHDINLSLHREVGKTNKDGEKIGVVDVHDAEDVNAAEIEVEGKEPEPSAAEEQEEVPASEMVPADTVQNTEETTSTLKLQKVAVVLVDLDKDFTTHTDASKDAKGTSQPESTDDREKKEADGLNQKVEPSKKEQEVEMRENENVTAEVMGKIENGSIEETEEMSKTEERVITMDIDRVSELTTDENKMEFQEEKALKETKTVQDTPDEEIKSKDIIESSEDDEKVKSDDQIELSEEEEDKTNLVTPLRHSRRPKQQAAKRELTKRVLRSSTKAAKANSKPKAIKQQVETKQAVDDPEVEQMKEVVESHTGTAVEEKIESVSITTEDCSENLISALNNDVEEERNVDEEHLEEKRTDYQNLMEVENKMEDSSQHENKTNTAEIEVGGKTPEQSTAEPVEEQKEEPASEMVPKEEIQNPEETTAALKLSEAAVVLVDFNKVSMIYTDVSEDAKGPSQPQQEVDLELHKPESTDTESQAEHTEIEQTDTAQEIPGEEPKSLHVIESSEDEEGERLDVPFKLDEEEQEEASSVTPLRRSRRLKESELTKRVLRSSARLTNKATPQQRHKQQIKAMMLQEAPEQLDESKNNEMSVILGSEVAVGEHMESETVHVFAEGDLGNMISAVQNTCEEGSNLEKGDIEADDHKNIKNIRASRGNEVEENISSEDITEQDKMAPEDIIHGEAEQICTSGEKSAAAIELSEVVKEIEDKVQEQGAATEMADGEDSENVMDTALTLQEASVVLLDVKKVLPSLTDDCSSAFETAQEERGNKLEMSKQAVDMPEEVKEELQTEVVEGENIQTVNPTEGDPSDLNTAAKDTAEDEKNVAMSHLEDETTDTSKLEDEKYSDESKVEEESKTEPVTLQDPILTQDSVLEECSETTTHVQDILALHNTEGVKDNISVEEQEENVATELAPEEDRENVGESTSMLKLHKAAVVLVDFQRQTDGNETDGNKITQSQEVALLTKENEEKAVVEMDVTEPVTERIEQEEAVELGMDNTIIRNDEQDRDILAEGVKDDLKEAEDTTLNAKSTLTELDTNKTLKECQESTAHAQGDSVQESSQDVDISVYTSRNLRLRTLPVKPTPESKSRCLQDLYKETKVNENTEEEISDEEVETVFTRHLRRRTVTVTPRRRAKHLTGTQVEEPEMGEHVTKVCHEIVAVQSNEEARTGVEETRETNSKYDSEEVPADSEAVRNDQQQDKNIPGNDTEKVEEVTREGKGMVEEAVDHKEVETTDREILAEDDLPDKEKEEPDDLNQEQVRSANSKQENDQQDNAVEEALLEKTFEKELGKRVEEKHLAEEKDSTVNISITEAILDQSEESVGVDRRSLRKRTVTIKAASVRKSKRLCKQDQSENDGQTTVWANSEDSAPVEATVMEMADVKSLAENETIDQGKIQEIEDTNTIGGEISHKDEDQENAEGKETYGNANNSQESTVTEDMSKQAQLSEFPNVAEEDTDCKLVVQDEEKGEENREEQSATEEIMESENNAGKADKVADKPKEFENTQEELEHSEKNAEETTEASVTVDENFTLELDEEIDSNDAECNQVAEETKASFQESVKEITDAEQVPGMLTKQILRGRKSATASPEQRSTRRKRRLLQDSQSEMEERSETEEVKEVIGEEEKKPQQKRKAVVELTPRRSKRLARAEIL
- the fam169aa gene encoding titin isoform X2, with amino-acid sequence MEFPVDILATADPESLEQSAKDYMSKLLYRNSEIHEYLSIPGSKKIEIGLCNVSFVPLYGGDSKQKVLALFSPEDPFKAVGLYLLDQWWSAEDILKTADSSRTGLIKVRTPGERIVLYVLNRIIYRTKEKAGDDVPFLCHGEDEIAKIFWKNGEAIGFYSVQPEGRLCNSFLTQRYQLPVMDTIFIRKCHRGNGHGLQMLEDFTDSFRKDFMGLKYPLSPAMYKGDTELLWEIEGVGSPFQRTQIARRLQAMDLKGVQDTPGTARGRSSNLKHIKLGADTEETTEQIIRVEDIEPDVQCVEDDLVHGDSKLSLNLKGPELKDTMETMTHDVTPISEITHLHCEEQNKLTPEPTSQSETEKEQGFEITPVMEIKSLKGSEDAQIMTTFEATIVPMDLQPLELQQVEEVVKLSTETEEVKEKAGEAKEIKDDVEKEQCEQVKEKETVEETGTVQEGLCEKEQETEDQEPSPDNEEEKVSTLIQQEETSNMAYSSGSKGKHGDKRISNYETPVRHSRRLNDQAAESELTERVLRRSSKKTCKATSEQVYTRETQSFKQPEEIKQVEDEPKEKGLIQTECQAQLAEKEQVEEIAENKNVEEKIESVSIITEVCSENLIATVKDNEEEINIEKNCLEQLTDDQNLMEVDNKMEDSFQDENKMDEKLRNEEQDKGTAAAAEVGKTTKDGEEIGIVDVNNAEASEIMIDGKASEPSAAEHIEEETASETVRAEDDNNTEAALKQQKAAVALFEPTEKQQVVAVADNENVVMVEDKIKNSNIGETEVRHDKIEIEENIISKDDGVPEPTLTDENKMEESQEEEPMKDDNMIQSEEPKIHDINLSLHREVGKTNKDGEKIGVVDVHDAEDVNAAEIEVEGKEPEPSAAEEQEEVPASEMVPADTVQNTEETTSTLKLQKVAVVLVDLDKDFTTHTDASKDAKGTSQPESTDDREKKEADGLNQKVEPSKKEQEVEMRENENVTAEVMGKIENGSIEETEEMSKTEERVITMDIDRVSELTTDENKMEFQEEKALKETKTVQDTPDEEIKSKDIIESSEDDEKVKSDDQIELSEEEEDKTNLVTPLRHSRRPKQQAAKRELTKRVLRSSTKAAKANSKPKAIKQQVETKQAVDDPEVEQMKEVVESHTGTAVEEKIESVSITTEDCSENLISALNNDVEEERNVDEEHLEEKRTDYQNLMEVENKMEDSSQHENKTNTAEIEVGGKTPEQSTAEPVEEQKEEPASEMVPKEEIQNPEETTAALKLSEAAVVLVDFNKVSMIYTDVSEDAKGPSQPQQEVDLELHKPESTDTESQAEHTEIEQTDTAQEIPGEEPKSLHVIESSEDEEGERLDVPFKLDEEEQEEASSVTPLRRSRRLKESELTKRVLRSSARLTNKATPQQRHKQQIKAMMLQEAPEQLDESKNNEMSVILGSEVAVGEHMESETVHVFAEGDLGNMISAVQNTCEEGSNLEKGDIEADDHKNIKNIRASRGNEVEENISSEDITEQDKMAPEDIIHGEAEQICTSGEKSAAAIELSEVVKEIEDKVQEQGAATEMADGEDSENVMDTALTLQEASVVLLDVKKVLPSLTDDCSSAFETAQEERGNKLEMSKQAVDMPEEVKEELQTEVVEGENIQTVNPTEGDPSDLNTAAKDTAEDEKNVAMSHLEDETTDTSKLEDEKYSDESKVEEESKTEPVTLQDPILTQDSVLEECSETTTHVQDILALHNTEGVKDNISVEEQEENVATELAPEEDRENVGESTSMLKLHKAAVVLVDFQRQTDGNETDGNKITQSQEVALLTKENEEKAVVEMDVTEPVTERIEQEEAVELGMDNTIIRNDEQDRDILAEGVKDDLKEAEDTTLNAKSTLTELDTNKTLKECQESTAHAQGDSVQESSQDVDISVYTSRNLRLRTLPVKPTPESKSRCLQDLYKETKVNENTEEEISDEEVETVFTRHLRRRTVTVTPRRRAKHLTGTQVEEPEMGEHVTKVCHEIVAVQSNEEARTGVEETRETNSKYDSEEVPADSEAVRNDQQQDKNIPGNDTEKVEEVTREGKGMVEEAVDHKEVETTDREILAEDDLPDKEKEEPDDLNQEQVRSANSKQENDQQDNAVEEALLEKTFEKELGKRVEEKHLAEEKDSTVNISITEAILDQSEESVGVDRRSLRKRTVTIKAASVRKSKRLCKQDQSENDGQTTVWANSEDSAPVEATVMEMADVKSLAENETIDQGKIQEIEDTNTIGGEISHKDEDQENAEGKETYGNANNSQESTVTEDMSKQAQLSEFPNVAEEDTDCKLVVQDEEKGEENREEQSATEEIMESENNAGKADKVADKPKEFENTQEELEHSEKNAEETTEASVTVDENFTLELDEEIDSNDAECNQVAEETKASFQESVKEITDAEQVPGMLTKQILRGRKSATASPEQRSTRRKRRLLQDSQSEMEERSETEEVKEVIGEEEKKPQQKRKAVVELTPRRSKRLARAEIL